The Candidatus Bathyarchaeia archaeon genome window below encodes:
- a CDS encoding glycoside hydrolase family 3 C-terminal domain-containing protein, protein MGERSGMFRLPAVTGEGRDQNSLSLPGVQEELLKVLGELGKPLIVVLVNGRPIAVKWAAEGASAIIEAWFPGEEGGNAVADVLFGDYNPGGKLPISVPQDAGQIPVYYSRRASSFRDYVFMSAKPLFPFGHGLSYTQFEYSSFEIKPEKVGPAGNVAISFDLKKYW, encoded by the coding sequence ATGGGCGAGAGATCCGGAATGTTCAGATTACCAGCCGTAACCGGCGAGGGAAGGGACCAAAACAGTTTATCCCTGCCCGGTGTTCAGGAGGAACTTCTTAAGGTACTTGGGGAGTTAGGTAAGCCGCTCATAGTTGTTCTTGTAAATGGCAGGCCTATAGCGGTTAAGTGGGCTGCTGAAGGGGCTTCAGCAATTATTGAGGCTTGGTTCCCAGGCGAGGAGGGTGGAAATGCTGTAGCAGATGTTCTCTTTGGGGACTATAATCCAGGCGGCAAGCTTCCAATAAGTGTTCCACAGGACGCTGGACAAATACCAGTTTACTATAGTAGGAGGGCTTCATCATTTAGAGATTATGTTTTTATGAGCGCTAAGCCCCTATTCCCATTTGGACATGGATTAAGTTACACTCAATTCGAGTATTCATCATTTGAGATAAAGCCGGAAAAAGTTGGTCCAGCTGGTAATGTCGCGATAAGCTTCGATTTAAAAAAATATTGGTAA
- a CDS encoding fibronectin type III-like domain-contianing protein, whose protein sequence is MTLEPGEKKRVTFILSMDQLAFYDRYMRLIVEPGLYEVMIGSSSEDIRLTGSFEILGNPRVISGLRRKLFTDVIIK, encoded by the coding sequence ATAACTCTTGAGCCTGGAGAGAAGAAGAGGGTTACATTTATACTCTCAATGGATCAATTAGCCTTCTACGACCGCTACATGAGACTTATTGTTGAACCGGGACTTTATGAAGTTATGATTGGCAGCTCATCCGAAGATATAAGGTTAACTGGAAGTTTTGAGATCCTTGGCAACCCAAGGGTTATATCAGGTTTAAGACGAAAACTCTTTACCGACGTAATTATTAAATAG
- a CDS encoding YkgJ family cysteine cluster protein has protein sequence MIFVPWSYMNAWRCNGCGLCCKEFEVVLTFNEWLNITKKYGVGVTKAGLNKFYMGKRPDGSCLFLYTAPNGKQLCGLQNNKPLACKLWPFKILNKPKYGDADKSLFEYKGQNFYVYVDPFCLGIYWGTPSAELVYKIIPEFIEIALGIRQKQLYSTMQLSPNFYIIKTKKYTLI, from the coding sequence ATGATCTTCGTACCTTGGAGCTACATGAATGCATGGCGTTGTAATGGATGTGGACTGTGCTGCAAAGAGTTTGAGGTAGTCTTAACATTTAATGAATGGTTGAATATAACTAAAAAGTATGGTGTAGGGGTTACTAAAGCTGGACTAAACAAGTTTTATATGGGTAAGAGACCGGACGGCTCATGTTTATTTTTATACACGGCTCCCAATGGGAAACAATTATGCGGACTACAAAATAATAAGCCTTTAGCATGTAAGCTCTGGCCATTTAAAATCCTAAATAAACCTAAATATGGTGATGCTGATAAATCCCTTTTTGAGTATAAAGGTCAGAATTTCTATGTTTATGTTGATCCCTTCTGTCTGGGAATATACTGGGGTACGCCTTCGGCAGAGTTGGTTTACAAGATTATACCTGAATTCATAGAAATAGCATTGGGTATTAGGCAGAAGCAGCTTTACTCAACTATGCAATTATCACCAAACTTCTATATAATAAAAACAAAAAAGTACACACTTATTTAA
- a CDS encoding class I SAM-dependent methyltransferase, with product MFISPFVASPESVIRRLLTMAELKPGEIFVDLGAGDGRPVIIAAKEFGAIAIGVELREDLAKQAMRKVIELGLQDRVKIIHDDLFNVDISMADVVYLYLTTSANEKVRPKLEAELKKGARVVSHDYEIIGWKPAKVERFCENIFLGFPTHTLYLYKR from the coding sequence TTGTTCATATCCCCGTTTGTGGCTTCTCCCGAATCAGTTATACGGAGACTTTTAACAATGGCTGAATTAAAGCCAGGTGAAATATTCGTTGATCTGGGAGCTGGAGATGGCAGACCCGTTATAATAGCTGCTAAAGAGTTTGGCGCAATAGCTATTGGCGTGGAGTTAAGGGAAGACTTAGCCAAGCAAGCTATGAGGAAAGTAATCGAGCTAGGCTTACAGGATAGAGTCAAAATAATACATGATGATCTTTTTAATGTTGATATAAGCATGGCTGACGTCGTCTACTTATATTTGACAACGAGCGCGAATGAGAAAGTTAGACCTAAGCTGGAGGCTGAGCTTAAAAAGGGTGCAAGAGTTGTATCACATGATTATGAAATAATAGGTTGGAAACCAGCTAAAGTTGAGCGCTTCTGTGAAAACATCTTCTTGGGTTTTCCAACTCACACTTTATACCTCTATAAAAGATGA